One Ctenopharyngodon idella isolate HZGC_01 chromosome 3, HZGC01, whole genome shotgun sequence genomic window, TGATTGATTAAAACTTCAGTAAAACATTTGCGACTGGTTTATTAAAGAGGTCTCATTGAGttatgccaagtttacactgcAGGACTTTAAACGTTGGCAGATCGCTGTGTTGTTCAGACTACATGATTTGAAGTCTTGAAGTCgttgtggtgttcacactacGTGACACTACCTAAATGATCTGCAACAGGAGTTTACACACTACACAAGCTGACAACAACTCTGTCACCCAacaactttatttgaaaaatggaCATTGGgaagaaattagattaaattttgaattaaatttaaaataacattatattaaaagtttaaaatatactgtctgatctcccagagttaaggcgaccgttattttccctttattgtttccatgatgAAGCGTCATGCTCGTCACGTGACACAGCACGGCCAGCTGGCCACAATGCATGACAGATGTATCgcttttctcaccatgtcatcaactatctgatattccgattctcaaatatgtgcaagagtgttttgtcatttaaaaacctatgtaatgaccttgatcttaatatataacatttgtcctgaaatacatgtggccggtgaactgggagaacaaTAGAGTGAGTGAGCTTTATAGTTGCTTACACAATGTGtttctgatatgaataaacgtctgcaaattatatttgaatagattggtattgctgcttccatagacatcagtgtatatttcattggctgttgcgtcgcgacacgtgacaccacaggatatcgagttgctccagatatttagcatgctagatatttgtctggcATCTGCGAGGTGTCAACGACGCGTCAACGAGCCTTTTTGATTCGTcgttgagtagttcacacaaaaGATTGGCGAGCGCCGATCACTCGCTGATTTATCACAGCCTGACCTGTTAGCGAGCTCGTTAACttgcaaatcgggcttaaaatcctttagtgtaaacttggcattagaagcggtttctatttttctgcgacgttgcggctggaacaacaacataaagtatgataatgataatctcagatgtttatgtgttttatttaatgttaaaagcatctaatgtgagtttgaatatcatttataTGTGCCTTTTATAGCCatactgaaagcaacaatgcACAATTTACCTCAGCTcttctaaataaaagtaaacaagGAAATTCAAACTGAACTCATTATGAACTGACAAGTGAATTATATGACAAAAATGTTTCAGTATCTCAGtatatgtttttataatgttaaaatggtgtactGCTCATGAATTTGATTCAAATTGCCACTCGAAATCCATCTAGTAAACTGATCTGTTTTGGTCTGCCTCTTTGTTACACTTGACGTGAGTGACAGCGGAGCACCGCAAATGAGGAAGAGAGGGGAGAGAAGTGATCTAAATCTTTCGCTAATCTCTGGCCTGATTGGTgaatagtgttttgttttacactGTGTGAGTGTGACCAATAAATTTGATATACCATCTTGGAttgttgtaaaataaataagtgaacATGTGAATGCAGCGTGATCTGAATACAGGGAAATACATGCAAGATTTGTCGTCATTTAaggtgctttcacacttggttcAATTGCCTGAACCGAACCCAAGTTCAATTGCTCCCCCCTCCCCCTGCCTCCACTGGACTGTattcacattatattatttagGTCCAACCCGTGGTTCGTTTGCGTCATCAAACAGACGCGAAAGTGTGTGGAGAGAAATTAAAACCTAATAATTTAGACAGAAGAATTCTGTGGTTTACGGTGTCAAAGGCCTTCCTGAGGTCAAGAAACACAGCCCCGACACATCCATACCAAATATATCCTTTGCTCTGGATTGTTTAAGAGATGTAATTGTTCTTCTGACGTGTAATTCAGAGACTGCCCTTAAAGTAAGGGCTTGTTCCACTGTATTAACTTTAATAGACTTCTGTATACTTAGGAGAGAAACTTTATGCAATTGTGACTACCAAGTCAACAAAGTAATAATTAAGTGCTTCGGCTACAACGGCTAGATTGTTAGTCAGCTTCCCATTTACCATTAATTCAATTGATGACCTATCTTTTCTTTTGTCTCCTTTTAAGTAGTTCAACTGATTccatattgttttaaaattaccTCTTGCCTCTTCAATTATTCTCAGGAAAAAATCAGCCTTTGCTTTTCTCAAGTTCTTTACCACCATATTCCGTAGCGTAACGAAATGTTGTCTATCATGACTTAACTTTGATCTATTTGCAGTTTTTAAAGCAAGatcccatttttttttcattagttCTAAAATATCTGAATTCATCCAGGGgacagtatgtttttttatttttaggattAATTTTACAACTGAAATCTTTAATAGTGCTCTCTAATTTTTTGGAGAATATTCGACTATCATCCTCCTGATCTTTTCCAGTTAATAAATCATCCCATTTAATCTGATGGATTGCCCTTCTGAATTCCTTCTAAATTCAGCGTGTCTGTTCACTTTTCAGAGCACCATCAGTCAAAACCATCCTACTTGAGGAATGCCCTAATAAATATAGTCAACAAACATgtaaataagaataaataaattatcaaaCTGTGTGCGCGTgcgaggcgccggcgcgatcactaaTTTCTGTAATAGATCCAGATGAGTGcgaagcatgctgggaactaaaaATCCACTGCCCAGTTTTAGTTTATTCAACACAAATGGATGAAGTAAACTTCTGTTTGACATATTTAAGTGGATTTTACACAATTAAATTAGGACAGAATATTCAGTAATTGTGTGGTTTTAACTCAATTTAATGAAGTTCATTTAACAAGCAGCAGAAATCATCTTTACAGTGTAGATTAAAAGATGGGACAGATTGATAATTCctgattgtgatgtgttttatctccatcagattcccatTGGCTCACTCTGGATTTGAACACAGTGAATGAACACCTTCGTCTGTCTGAGGGGAACACACTGATTACTTACACTGACACAGTCCAgtcgtatcctgatcatccagacagatttgatcaTGTGTTGTATCctcaggtgttgtgtagagagagtgtgagtgatCAACGCagttactgggagattgagtggagtggACGTGTGtgtatatcagtgtcatataagagcattAGCAGGAAGGGACAGGGTAAAGAGTGTTGGTTTGGACGTAATGATCAGTCCTGGTGTTTGATCTGCTCTTCCTCCAGTTACTCATTCTGGCACAATCACATAGAAACTGAACTCCCTGTAGAGTCCATCAGCagtagaataggagtgtatgtggatcacagtgcaggaattCTGTACTTCTACAACATATACAGAAacacaatgagcctcatccacacagtccagaccacattcactcaaccgctctatcctgggtttagggtttattataaatcatcagtgaaactgtgttgatgaatcAGAACTGTAGAGAGATCCTACCCATAATGCTTTGGGCTCATGATGAATCGGTGACAGTGAGATGATATAGAgtctcttcattacattaatactgtCACTGAAATATCATGTCAgaataaatatgtgtgtgtgtgtgtgtgtgataaatccTCATCAGTCaaatcagtgtgtgtgtatgtgtgagtgagtcATGATAAGTGATGGTGTGTGTGTCTTCTTTTCTTAGCCTCTAGTACTTGTGCTGATGgaaatcagtttttattgtAGTGTCACATCAATCTCTATTATTACTGTCAAAATTTCCTTTCAGTTGAATAGCTCCTTTCACAAACATGATTTATGAAGAACATGTCACTGTCATAATTCATGTGATTTTCTCTATTGTTTGTGctcaaataataaaacacagtgaGATCAGATTGTAATTGATGATGAATATTTGAAATGTCTGAATGCTGAATGAATCATCAGCTGCATGTGAATATAATCCATACCTTCAGGagagtttaatttaatttgacatttaataACAATACCTTAATTACTAAAAACACATGATCTGATTGTCAGTTATGTTTTTGTTATTCACAGACTTTTAGTATGTTTTCATGAGTttcttgtttcctttgttcagttttcctGCTTCTCATTAGTTTTCATTGATTTTAGCTGTTTGATTAATTAGTCTTTGTGTTCCTACTTAAGTTGTTCCTCACATTCATTCTCTGTTCAGTCATGTTCACGTTCAGTGTGTTTCTCTGCCCTGTTTTGGATTAAACTTCATATTTTATCATTCTGAGTCTTTGTTTGTCTGGCTGTAGCACACATCTGCTATTGTGACAGtgattatttactgatattcaTTTTGATCAATGTAGTTCACTAATGAAAAATtagagttccctttcaagggaacttgcGCTGCGTCAAGCACCTTGGGAATGCCCCTACGTGATTGCATCGTAAGGCACatatgaaatcagtccaatggcatGACAGAAcatcataggcgggtgacgtcatgaccaggaaactataaagcacacctgAACCAAACAGTGTTCTGTGTCTTCAGTAAGCGCTCTCAGTGAAATCGTCtgtcttatttattgttgtttgtctaTCACGTTATTCAAGCACTCAAAAAAGACAAGTTATTATGG contains:
- the LOC127508755 gene encoding stonustoxin subunit beta-like isoform X2 — protein: MATPQSWLCGCNLTSHSCQSLVSALQSSNSVLRELDLSNNDLQDSGVMLLSDVLRSCKLEILRLSGCMVTEEGCRYVSSALSSNPSHLRELDLSYNHPGDLGVKLLSDMLNHPNYRLNKLNVDHGGEFRITAGLHKYSHWLTLDLNTVNEHLRLSEGNTLITYTDTVQSYPDHPDRFDHVLYPQVLCRESVSDQRSYWEIEWSGRVCISVSYKSISRKGQGKECWFGRNDQSWCLICSSSSYSFWHNHIETELPVESISSRIGVYVDHSAGILYFYNIYRNTMSLIHTVQTTFTQPLYPGFRVYYKSSVKLC